A genome region from Candidatus Hydrogenedentota bacterium includes the following:
- a CDS encoding VOC family protein gives MPRLDHVALRVADLDASIAFYTETIGLPFMFRELDTDHHEAFAYLEAGGGNLELLQPLDAENRPAPFSTPAPEPPYCPHVALGVEDVDAMAARLGAAGVPLLAGPLEIPGKVRWAYVADPDNNVLEFVQWL, from the coding sequence ATGCCCCGGTTGGACCATGTGGCCCTGCGCGTCGCCGACTTGGACGCGTCCATCGCCTTCTACACCGAGACGATCGGCCTCCCGTTCATGTTCCGCGAGCTGGACACGGACCACCACGAGGCCTTTGCCTATCTGGAGGCCGGGGGGGGAAACCTGGAGCTGCTCCAGCCCTTGGACGCGGAGAACCGGCCCGCGCCCTTCAGCACCCCCGCGCCGGAGCCCCCGTACTGCCCCCACGTCGCCCTGGGTGTGGAGGATGTGGACGCGATGGCCGCGCGGCTGGGCGCGGCGGGGGTGCCGCTGCTGGCGGGGCCGCTCGAAATCCCCGGCAAGGTCCGCTGGGCCTATGTTGCGGACCCGGACAACAACGTGCTTGAATTCGTGCAATGGCTGTGA
- a CDS encoding phosphoribosylformylglycinamidine synthase subunit PurQ — MSVNAIVLTGFGINCDNETQGALARAGASARRVHLNDVIADPALLGDYHIMAIPGGFSFGDHVASGKILANRLRGKLGGPVRQFIADGKLIIGICNGFQVMVKMGLLPLFDGEFRQEVTLAWNDTCRFENRWIRLKVDPDTRCVWLKGMEYLDLPVRHGEGKFIPADDATLARLKAGGQVGLRYVRPDGSPAGGEFPFNPNGAADDIAGICDPSGRVFGLMPHPEAFQDRTNHPEWTRRDDLPEEGMGMRVFRNAVAHVKSELL; from the coding sequence ATGTCGGTCAACGCGATCGTGCTCACCGGATTCGGGATCAACTGCGACAACGAGACCCAGGGCGCCCTGGCGCGCGCGGGCGCGTCCGCGCGGCGGGTGCATCTCAACGATGTCATCGCCGACCCGGCCCTGCTGGGGGACTACCACATCATGGCCATCCCCGGCGGCTTCTCCTTCGGCGACCATGTGGCGTCGGGGAAGATCCTGGCCAACCGCCTGCGCGGCAAGCTGGGCGGCCCCGTCCGGCAGTTCATCGCCGACGGCAAGCTGATCATCGGCATCTGCAACGGGTTCCAGGTCATGGTGAAGATGGGCCTGCTGCCGCTCTTCGACGGCGAATTCCGGCAGGAGGTGACGCTGGCGTGGAACGACACCTGCCGCTTCGAGAACCGCTGGATACGGCTCAAGGTGGACCCGGACACCCGCTGCGTCTGGCTGAAGGGCATGGAATACCTGGACCTGCCCGTCCGGCACGGCGAGGGAAAGTTCATTCCGGCGGACGACGCCACCCTGGCCCGCCTGAAGGCCGGCGGCCAGGTGGGGCTCCGCTATGTGCGGCCCGACGGATCCCCGGCGGGCGGCGAGTTCCCCTTCAACCCCAACGGCGCGGCGGACGACATCGCCGGCATCTGCGACCCCTCCGGGCGCGTGTTCGGGCTCATGCCGCATCCGGAGGCGTTCCAGGACCGCACCAACCACCCCGAATGGACCCGGCGGGACGACCTGCCGGAGGAGGGGATGGGCATGCGCGTGTTCCGCAACGCCGTGGCCCATGTGAAGAGTGAGCTGCTCTGA
- a CDS encoding phosphoribosylformylglycinamidine synthase, with amino-acid sequence MPVNRIEVAMKSGRPDPAGVALCARLREDLGVHVREARLVDVYTLLGEFSPEELERLRAELFTDPVIQESAVNRSVVTGADCVVEVGFLPGVTDNVGRSAREGAQDTLGRPLPEGDAVFKSTLYALWGVDRAAAERIASGALANELIEQAVVRTAPEMADLDGKPLLALPVVTQRGDVTVREIPLDLPDGELSALSRDMMLALDLTEMKVIQAHYASPETRAARAALGMPAAPTDIELECLAQTWSEHCKHKIFSAAIEYTDADGNTREIDGLFKTYVKGTTDAVARRVDWLVSVFEDNAGIIRFDDRHHFALKAETHNSPSALDPYGGAMTGIVGVNRDVLGAGLGCRCVFNTDVFCFASPFHGGEIPKRLLHPRRVLRGVHSGVRDGGNQSGIPDINGAIVFHERFLGKPLVFCGTGGIIPAEVAGRPSHEKGARPGDLIVMTGGRIGKDGIHGATFSSEELHEGSPATAVQIGDPITQKKMADFLMEARDAGLFSCITDDGAGGLSSSVGEMARASGGAEIHLDRAPLKYAGLAPWEIFLSEAQERMTLSVPPESIDAFLDLARRREVEATVLGTFTDSGRLDCCFGGKRIGSLDMEFLHGGLPRMRLEARLDPAPPAAAPALPAGEDFTEDLKQVLGALNVCSKESFVRMYDHEVLGQSVLKQFQGVAHDGPGDAGVIRPVPGSKRGIAVACGIAPKYADLDARSMMACAIDEAVRNLVAVGAPMGRIAGLDNFCWPDPVQSDKTPDGRHKLAQLVEACETLYDLCVAYDIPLISGKDSMKNDYKIGDTKISIPPTVLFTAAAVMDDATRVVSMDAKGAGDYVYVLGDTLDELGGSEWFAVRGLAGGAAPLVNPLSARKLYERLHRAIAGGLVASCHDCSDGGLAAALAETAFAGGLGMEIDLSGIGASCGAAALFSESQSRFVVTVRRADAEAFEEALAGSPVHPVGCVTAEPVLSVRCGDGGRVEADIMELKHAWKSPLAW; translated from the coding sequence ATGCCGGTGAATAGGATCGAAGTCGCGATGAAGTCCGGGCGTCCGGACCCCGCAGGGGTCGCCCTCTGCGCCCGCCTGCGGGAGGACCTCGGCGTCCATGTCCGCGAGGCCCGCCTGGTGGACGTCTACACCCTGCTCGGGGAGTTTTCCCCCGAAGAGCTGGAGCGCCTGCGCGCGGAGCTGTTCACGGACCCTGTCATCCAGGAGTCCGCGGTGAACCGCTCCGTGGTCACGGGCGCCGACTGCGTGGTCGAGGTGGGCTTCCTCCCCGGCGTCACGGACAACGTGGGCCGCAGCGCCCGCGAGGGCGCCCAGGACACGCTGGGCCGTCCCCTGCCGGAGGGCGACGCGGTCTTCAAGTCCACGCTCTACGCCCTGTGGGGCGTGGACCGCGCCGCGGCGGAGCGGATCGCGTCGGGCGCGCTGGCGAACGAGCTGATCGAGCAGGCCGTGGTGAGGACCGCCCCGGAGATGGCCGACCTGGACGGGAAGCCCCTGCTGGCCCTGCCCGTGGTCACCCAGCGCGGGGATGTGACGGTTCGCGAGATTCCGCTGGACCTGCCGGACGGGGAGCTGTCGGCGCTCAGCCGCGACATGATGCTCGCCCTCGATTTGACGGAGATGAAGGTGATCCAGGCGCACTACGCCTCGCCGGAGACCCGCGCCGCCCGCGCCGCCCTGGGGATGCCCGCCGCGCCGACGGACATCGAGCTGGAGTGCCTCGCCCAGACCTGGTCCGAGCACTGCAAGCACAAGATTTTCTCCGCCGCCATCGAGTACACCGACGCCGACGGGAACACCCGCGAGATTGACGGCCTTTTCAAAACCTATGTCAAGGGCACGACCGACGCCGTCGCCAGGCGCGTGGACTGGCTGGTCTCCGTCTTCGAGGACAACGCGGGCATCATCCGCTTCGACGACCGGCACCACTTCGCGCTCAAGGCGGAGACCCACAACAGCCCGTCGGCCCTGGACCCCTACGGCGGCGCCATGACCGGCATTGTGGGCGTCAACCGCGACGTGCTCGGGGCGGGGCTCGGCTGCCGCTGCGTCTTCAACACCGACGTGTTCTGTTTTGCGTCGCCCTTCCACGGCGGCGAGATTCCCAAGCGCCTCCTGCACCCGCGGCGCGTCCTGCGCGGCGTCCACAGCGGCGTGCGCGACGGCGGCAACCAGAGCGGCATCCCCGACATCAACGGCGCCATCGTCTTCCACGAGCGCTTTCTGGGCAAGCCGCTGGTCTTCTGCGGCACCGGCGGCATCATCCCCGCCGAGGTGGCCGGCAGGCCCAGCCACGAGAAGGGCGCGCGGCCCGGCGACCTCATCGTCATGACCGGCGGCCGCATCGGCAAGGACGGCATCCACGGGGCGACCTTCTCCTCCGAGGAGCTGCACGAGGGCTCCCCCGCCACGGCGGTGCAGATCGGCGACCCGATCACGCAGAAGAAGATGGCCGACTTCCTCATGGAGGCGCGCGACGCGGGCCTTTTCTCCTGCATCACCGACGACGGCGCGGGCGGCCTTTCCTCCAGCGTGGGCGAGATGGCGCGCGCTTCGGGCGGGGCGGAGATCCACCTCGACCGCGCCCCGCTGAAGTACGCGGGGCTGGCGCCCTGGGAGATCTTCCTGAGCGAGGCGCAGGAGCGCATGACGCTCTCCGTGCCGCCGGAAAGCATTGACGCCTTTCTGGACCTGGCCCGCCGCCGCGAGGTGGAGGCCACGGTGCTGGGCACCTTCACGGACTCCGGCCGCCTCGACTGCTGCTTCGGCGGCAAGCGCATCGGCTCCCTCGACATGGAGTTCCTCCACGGCGGCCTGCCGCGGATGCGGCTGGAGGCGCGCCTCGACCCGGCGCCGCCCGCCGCGGCCCCCGCGTTGCCCGCGGGCGAGGACTTCACCGAGGACCTGAAGCAGGTGCTCGGCGCGCTCAACGTGTGCAGTAAGGAGTCCTTCGTGCGCATGTACGACCACGAGGTGCTCGGGCAGAGCGTGCTCAAGCAGTTCCAAGGCGTGGCGCACGACGGCCCCGGCGACGCGGGGGTCATCCGCCCCGTGCCCGGCTCCAAACGCGGCATCGCGGTCGCCTGCGGCATCGCGCCGAAATACGCCGACCTCGACGCGCGCAGCATGATGGCCTGCGCCATTGACGAGGCCGTGCGCAACCTCGTGGCCGTGGGCGCGCCCATGGGCCGCATCGCCGGGCTGGACAACTTCTGCTGGCCCGACCCGGTGCAGAGCGACAAGACCCCGGACGGCCGCCACAAGCTGGCGCAGCTCGTCGAGGCCTGCGAGACCCTCTACGACCTGTGCGTCGCCTACGACATCCCGCTCATCAGCGGGAAGGACAGCATGAAGAACGACTACAAGATCGGCGACACGAAGATCTCGATTCCGCCGACGGTGCTGTTCACGGCCGCCGCCGTGATGGACGACGCCACCCGCGTCGTCTCCATGGACGCCAAGGGCGCCGGGGACTACGTCTACGTCCTCGGCGACACGCTGGACGAGCTGGGCGGCAGCGAGTGGTTCGCCGTGAGGGGCCTCGCGGGCGGCGCCGCGCCGCTGGTGAACCCCCTCTCCGCGCGGAAGCTGTACGAGCGCCTGCACCGCGCCATCGCGGGCGGGCTGGTGGCCTCCTGCCACGACTGCTCCGACGGCGGCCTCGCGGCGGCCCTCGCCGAGACTGCCTTTGCCGGCGGCCTGGGCATGGAAATTGACCTCTCCGGCATCGGGGCCTCCTGCGGCGCGGCCGCCCTCTTCTCCGAGAGCCAGAGCCGGTTCGTCGTCACCGTGCGCCGGGCCGACGCCGAGGCCTTCGAGGAGGCCCTGGCAGGCAGCCCGGTGCACCCCGTGGGATGCGTCACCGCCGAACCCGTCCTCTCCGTGCGCTGCGGCGACGGCGGCAGGGTGGAGGCGGACATCATGGAACTGAAACACGCCTGGAAATCGCCGCTCGCGTGGTGA